The following proteins are co-located in the Pseudarthrobacter siccitolerans genome:
- the iolB gene encoding 5-deoxy-glucuronate isomerase has product MTNWVYPLGTATDGKWDVSIGTSDSSLTVEGWVHTGLKVATLAAGADIVLPAADEERIVVPLNGSFTVTVDGTGYPLKGRASVFQGPSDVLYSGTGRAVTISSADGGRVAVATAPANASYPTRLVTAAETPVELRGAGNCSRQVHNFGTPAALEADRFIVCEVLTPAGNWSSYPPHKHDEEKDGETHLEEIYYFETQVASGSPAPADADAIGYQRVYASDERPIDVSAEVRTGDVVLVPYGWHGPAMAAPGYDLYYLNVMAGPGPVREWLISDDPHHGWVRQSWDGQDIDPRLPFRA; this is encoded by the coding sequence ATGACCAACTGGGTCTACCCGCTGGGAACCGCCACCGACGGCAAATGGGACGTCTCGATCGGAACCTCCGATTCCTCCCTCACCGTGGAGGGGTGGGTACACACCGGACTGAAGGTGGCCACGCTCGCCGCAGGGGCCGACATCGTCCTTCCCGCCGCCGATGAGGAACGCATCGTGGTGCCGCTCAACGGATCCTTCACCGTGACGGTGGACGGAACCGGCTACCCACTGAAGGGCCGCGCCTCGGTGTTCCAAGGCCCCAGCGACGTCCTCTACTCGGGAACCGGCCGTGCCGTAACCATCAGCTCTGCCGACGGCGGCCGGGTTGCTGTTGCCACGGCCCCCGCCAATGCCTCCTACCCGACCCGCCTGGTAACCGCCGCCGAAACGCCCGTGGAGCTGCGGGGAGCGGGGAACTGCTCCCGCCAGGTCCACAACTTCGGCACTCCCGCCGCTCTGGAAGCCGACCGGTTCATCGTCTGCGAAGTCCTCACCCCCGCCGGCAACTGGTCCTCCTACCCCCCGCACAAACACGACGAAGAGAAAGACGGCGAGACCCACCTCGAGGAGATCTACTACTTCGAAACCCAGGTGGCATCCGGCTCCCCCGCCCCAGCCGACGCCGACGCCATCGGCTACCAGCGCGTCTATGCCTCCGACGAGCGCCCGATCGACGTGTCCGCCGAGGTCCGCACCGGCGACGTCGTCCTGGTTCCCTACGGCTGGCACGGCCCCGCCATGGCTGCCCCGGGCTACGACCTCTACTACCTCAACGTGATGGCCGGCCCTGGCCCCGTCCGCGAATGGCTTATCAGCGATGACCCCCACCACGGCTGGGTGCGCCAGAGCTGGGACGGCCAGGACATCGACCCAAGGCTGCCGTTCCGGGCGTAA
- a CDS encoding GntR family transcriptional regulator, which translates to MANNLGLSIDRSSPVPLYHQVVQGIEAAIHSGVLEPGSRLDNEIDLAAQLNLSRPTMRKAMDELVRSGLLVRKRGVGTQVVSSQVRRPLELSSLYDDLTNNGKKPTTDVLSFAHVEADEATLATLQLPAGSKVYHFTRLRKVGGKPLALMENWVRDDIAAMDEAMLAAEGLYSILRRGGVNFRLATQRIGAMTANEYQASMLDAGEGSALVTMERTAVDDTGRRVETGHHVYRADSYSFEMTLVQR; encoded by the coding sequence GTGGCGAACAACCTGGGTCTCAGCATTGACCGATCCTCCCCGGTTCCCCTCTACCACCAGGTGGTGCAGGGTATCGAAGCGGCGATCCACAGCGGAGTGCTGGAACCGGGCAGCCGGCTGGACAACGAGATCGACCTCGCCGCCCAGCTGAACCTGTCCCGCCCCACCATGCGCAAGGCCATGGACGAGCTGGTCCGGTCGGGACTGCTTGTCCGCAAACGCGGGGTGGGCACGCAGGTGGTCTCCAGCCAGGTGCGCCGCCCGCTGGAGCTTTCCAGCCTCTATGACGACCTCACCAATAACGGCAAAAAGCCCACCACGGACGTTTTGAGCTTCGCCCATGTGGAGGCGGACGAGGCAACCCTGGCCACCCTTCAATTACCGGCCGGATCGAAGGTTTACCACTTCACGCGGCTGCGGAAGGTGGGCGGCAAGCCGCTGGCACTCATGGAGAACTGGGTGCGTGATGACATCGCGGCCATGGATGAAGCCATGCTGGCCGCCGAAGGCCTGTATTCGATCCTGCGGCGCGGTGGCGTCAACTTCCGGCTCGCTACCCAGCGCATCGGTGCCATGACGGCCAACGAATACCAGGCGTCCATGCTGGACGCCGGCGAAGGGTCTGCCCTGGTCACCATGGAGCGTACGGCCGTGGACGATACCGGCCGGCGCGTGGAAACGGGCCACCACGTCTACCGTGCGGACTCCTACAGCTTTGAAATGACACTCGTACAGCGCTAA
- a CDS encoding sugar porter family MFS transporter, with translation MLLQKPSPSAAGSQRRGYLARLTVISTLGGLLFGYDTGVISGALLYMNDSLNMNAVEEATVVSALLFPGAAMGALTGGRMADKLGRRGSLLVCSLLFLFGAIGCAIAPNVSFMIGARILLGLGVGAAAVTCPLYLAEMAPAHLRGRMVTINELMIVTGQMLAFAINALLDALIHDTEVWRTMLAIASLPALALLAGMLLLPESPRWYAVRGRLDDTRRVLNLSRSPEEAATEFEEIAQAAVTAKEERGHAWRDLRDNPWMRRLLWIGIGLATVQQATGINTVNYYAPTILEKSGLGVSASLVATIGVGVTSVLMTILGIWLLGFIGRRKMLIIGFSGVVGSQALLAVVFLLPQSDLASYTILAAMMLFVAFVQCFIGTCVWLLLSEMFPLAIRGFAMGIAVFALWTVNAAISFLFPIVVEALGSTGTFGLFVLVNVASLAFVIKCVPETKGRSLEQLEAHFRGGEVPARLPA, from the coding sequence ATGCTGTTGCAAAAACCATCCCCGAGCGCCGCCGGCAGCCAACGCCGCGGCTACCTTGCCCGGCTGACCGTCATCTCCACCTTGGGCGGCCTGCTCTTCGGGTACGACACCGGCGTGATTTCCGGCGCCCTGCTGTACATGAACGATTCCCTGAACATGAACGCCGTCGAGGAAGCAACAGTAGTCAGCGCGCTGCTGTTTCCCGGTGCCGCAATGGGCGCGCTGACGGGCGGCCGCATGGCGGACAAGCTGGGACGCCGCGGCTCCCTGCTGGTCTGCTCGCTGCTGTTCCTCTTCGGCGCCATTGGCTGCGCCATTGCCCCCAACGTTTCCTTCATGATCGGCGCGCGGATTCTACTGGGCCTGGGCGTTGGCGCTGCCGCCGTCACCTGCCCGCTGTATCTGGCGGAGATGGCGCCGGCCCACCTCCGGGGCCGCATGGTGACCATCAACGAGCTCATGATCGTTACCGGCCAGATGCTGGCCTTCGCCATTAATGCCCTGCTGGACGCCCTGATCCACGACACCGAGGTCTGGCGCACCATGCTGGCAATCGCTTCGCTTCCTGCCCTCGCGTTGCTCGCCGGCATGTTGCTGCTGCCGGAGTCTCCGCGCTGGTACGCCGTCCGGGGCCGGCTGGATGACACCCGCCGCGTCCTGAACCTGAGCCGCAGTCCCGAAGAGGCAGCCACTGAATTCGAAGAAATCGCCCAAGCTGCCGTGACGGCCAAGGAGGAACGCGGCCACGCCTGGCGGGATCTCCGCGACAACCCGTGGATGCGCCGGCTCCTCTGGATTGGCATCGGCCTTGCCACAGTACAGCAGGCAACAGGCATCAACACCGTGAACTACTACGCGCCCACCATCCTGGAAAAGAGCGGGCTGGGAGTGAGCGCCTCGCTGGTTGCCACCATCGGGGTGGGCGTCACCTCAGTGCTGATGACCATCCTCGGCATCTGGCTGCTGGGCTTCATCGGCCGCCGCAAGATGCTGATCATCGGTTTCTCCGGCGTGGTCGGCTCGCAGGCCCTGCTGGCAGTTGTCTTCCTGCTGCCCCAGTCCGACCTGGCCAGTTACACGATCCTCGCCGCCATGATGCTCTTCGTCGCCTTCGTCCAGTGCTTTATCGGCACCTGCGTCTGGCTGCTCCTTTCGGAGATGTTCCCGCTGGCCATTCGCGGTTTCGCCATGGGAATCGCAGTGTTCGCACTCTGGACGGTCAACGCCGCCATCTCCTTCCTGTTCCCGATCGTGGTCGAGGCACTGGGGTCCACCGGTACGTTCGGACTGTTCGTCCTGGTCAATGTTGCGTCCCTGGCCTTCGTCATCAAGTGCGTACCGGAAACCAAGGGCCGGTCGCTGGAACAGCTTGAGGCGCACTTCCGTGGCGGTGAAGTCCCCGCCCGGCTGCCGGCCTAG
- a CDS encoding LOG family protein, giving the protein MNLSGKLGPGPRILDVEDLASFDRLVSAGAEQMDGWHAQSLDLRGRSAALSQIRVEGAIFLGCTFDEGMEDALRRRGALIFPRLEGVPFNPYRAGLYSPQELYAGLADSPYEELPDARIYQWSIQPGLRHRLDATLASALHDHAIGDALEELHGSDARLGRKMVGVMGGHAAQRGSADYAQAALLGRLLARDGHAVATGGGPGAMEAANLGAYLSQADDGALQGALEMLASVPGFRPSVSAWARAAAAVVERYPRGTQSLGIPTWFYGHEPPNYFATHIAKYFANAIREAILLELCHGGIVFLPGAAGTVQEIFQDACENYYAPDAKVTPMVLVGKNHWEHQYPAWPMLRSLAAGRSMEGRIFLVDSVEDAAAVLRG; this is encoded by the coding sequence GTGAATCTCTCCGGAAAACTGGGGCCCGGCCCGCGCATCCTCGATGTGGAGGACCTGGCCAGCTTCGACCGGCTGGTCAGCGCCGGAGCCGAGCAGATGGACGGCTGGCATGCCCAGTCGCTGGACCTCCGCGGGCGGTCTGCCGCGCTGAGCCAAATCCGCGTTGAGGGTGCCATCTTCCTGGGCTGCACTTTTGACGAAGGGATGGAGGACGCGCTCCGCCGCCGGGGCGCACTCATTTTTCCGCGCCTCGAGGGCGTGCCCTTCAACCCCTACCGGGCCGGGCTGTACTCGCCCCAGGAACTGTATGCGGGACTCGCGGACTCGCCGTATGAGGAACTGCCGGACGCGCGGATCTACCAGTGGAGCATCCAGCCCGGGCTGCGGCACCGGCTGGACGCCACCCTGGCCTCGGCGCTTCACGACCACGCCATCGGCGATGCTTTGGAGGAGCTTCACGGCTCGGACGCCCGGCTGGGCAGGAAAATGGTGGGCGTGATGGGCGGGCACGCCGCCCAGCGGGGGAGCGCCGACTACGCCCAGGCGGCACTGCTGGGCAGGCTGCTGGCGCGGGACGGCCACGCGGTGGCCACAGGCGGCGGGCCCGGCGCCATGGAGGCTGCCAACCTTGGCGCCTACCTCAGCCAGGCCGACGACGGCGCGCTGCAGGGCGCGCTGGAGATGCTCGCCTCCGTCCCGGGCTTTCGTCCCTCGGTGTCCGCGTGGGCGCGCGCGGCGGCTGCCGTCGTCGAACGCTATCCCCGCGGAACGCAGTCGCTGGGGATCCCCACCTGGTTCTACGGCCACGAGCCGCCCAACTACTTCGCCACGCACATCGCCAAGTACTTCGCCAACGCCATCCGGGAAGCCATCCTGCTGGAGCTCTGCCATGGCGGCATTGTGTTCCTGCCCGGGGCGGCCGGAACCGTCCAGGAGATCTTCCAGGATGCGTGCGAGAACTACTATGCTCCGGACGCGAAAGTTACCCCGATGGTGCTGGTGGGCAAGAATCACTGGGAGCATCAATACCCGGCCTGGCCCATGCTCCGCAGCCTGGCGGCGGGACGGTCCATGGAAGGCCGGATCTTCCTCGTTGACTCAGTGGAGGACGCAGCGGCAGTCCTGCGCGGCTGA
- a CDS encoding matrixin family metalloprotease, with product MEGEPPRHAGRRASTGSTRGALGFVLTGAVFSAVLFGAALVLDNPRFRDLLDIRLGPGGQQEGPRAHSTGDAVSHAPAEARTGAPPVGFEEAETPLGEPEPPAVGSDSYKFLAVNGDGSPVGYSPCRPLHYVVNDDLAPAGAQQLVSDAITTISAATGIPFVYDGTTREQPSPQRPSYQPEAYGERWAPLLIAWTTPEVAPQLKGKVIGTGGSTHYSYDGGPQTFVSGGLDLDAPQIADELMNPDGHLYATAVILHELSHVMGLDHVEDPTQLMYPEIGTPEGLSAGDLNGLYELSKAQCRKDL from the coding sequence ATGGAGGGCGAGCCGCCGCGCCATGCCGGACGACGGGCAAGCACCGGAAGTACCCGGGGCGCCCTGGGGTTCGTGCTCACGGGGGCCGTCTTCTCGGCCGTGCTCTTCGGCGCCGCACTGGTGCTGGACAATCCCCGGTTCAGGGATCTCCTTGATATCCGCCTCGGCCCGGGCGGGCAACAGGAGGGGCCACGGGCACACTCAACCGGCGACGCTGTATCGCATGCACCGGCCGAGGCACGGACCGGAGCTCCACCGGTGGGATTCGAAGAAGCGGAAACGCCCTTGGGCGAGCCTGAGCCGCCGGCGGTAGGGAGCGACTCCTACAAGTTCCTCGCTGTCAACGGCGACGGCAGTCCCGTGGGCTACTCCCCCTGCCGGCCGCTGCACTATGTGGTCAACGATGACCTGGCCCCGGCCGGCGCGCAGCAACTGGTCTCCGATGCGATCACCACTATTTCGGCTGCCACCGGCATCCCCTTTGTGTACGACGGCACCACGAGGGAACAGCCTTCACCGCAGCGGCCCTCGTACCAGCCTGAAGCCTACGGCGAACGCTGGGCGCCGCTGCTCATCGCGTGGACAACCCCGGAGGTTGCACCGCAACTCAAGGGCAAGGTGATCGGCACGGGCGGCAGCACACATTACAGCTACGACGGCGGTCCCCAAACCTTTGTGTCCGGCGGCCTTGACCTGGACGCGCCGCAGATCGCCGATGAACTCATGAACCCCGACGGCCACCTCTACGCCACCGCCGTGATCCTGCACGAGCTCAGCCACGTGATGGGGCTGGACCACGTGGAGGATCCCACCCAGCTGATGTATCCGGAGATTGGCACTCCCGAGGGGCTGTCCGCCGGGGACCTCAACGGGCTGTACGAGCTGAGCAAGGCGCAGTGCCGCAAGGACCTGTAA
- a CDS encoding VIT1/CCC1 transporter family protein, whose translation MSQHAHPSHHHTPALDEAQPTPSDIRRWRQYLADERAEAAVYRDLAQNRQGEERDILLALAEAEGRHEEHWLRLLGEHAGKPRPASLRSQLLGFLARHFGSVFVLALAQRAEGRSPYAKDPNATEAMAADEQIHEEVVRGLATRGRNRLAGTFRAAVFGANDGLVSNLSLVMGMAASGVASSVVLLSGIAGLLAGAMSMGAGEFISVRSQRELLAATRPTQVTLAAAPKLDLEHNELLLVYLARGMSQEAAQHRVAERMGLLSCDCDPSLSLHPELPDDEDQHEAVGTAWGAALSSFCFFASGAIVPILPFLFGLTGVPALVVAGVLVGVALLATGGIVGLLSGTSPLTRGLRQLAIGLGAAAVTYLLGLVFGTVVG comes from the coding sequence GTGTCTCAGCACGCCCATCCCAGCCATCACCACACCCCAGCCCTGGATGAGGCCCAGCCCACGCCGTCGGATATCCGCCGCTGGCGCCAGTACCTGGCCGACGAACGCGCCGAGGCCGCTGTCTACAGGGACCTCGCGCAAAACCGGCAGGGCGAAGAGCGGGACATCCTGCTTGCACTCGCAGAAGCAGAGGGCCGGCACGAGGAACACTGGCTCCGCCTTCTTGGTGAGCACGCAGGCAAACCGCGTCCGGCCTCCCTCCGCAGCCAGCTGCTGGGTTTCCTGGCCCGGCACTTCGGTTCGGTCTTCGTCCTCGCCCTGGCCCAGCGCGCCGAAGGCCGCTCCCCCTACGCCAAGGACCCCAACGCCACCGAGGCGATGGCTGCGGACGAGCAGATTCACGAGGAAGTGGTCCGCGGGCTTGCCACGCGCGGCCGCAACCGCCTGGCAGGCACGTTCCGCGCCGCCGTCTTCGGCGCGAACGACGGCCTGGTCAGCAACCTCTCCCTGGTGATGGGTATGGCGGCGTCCGGTGTGGCCAGCAGTGTGGTGCTGCTCAGCGGCATTGCCGGGCTGCTGGCCGGGGCGATGTCCATGGGTGCCGGTGAGTTCATCTCCGTCCGCTCCCAGCGCGAGCTCCTCGCAGCCACCCGCCCCACCCAAGTCACCCTGGCTGCGGCCCCAAAGCTGGATCTCGAGCATAACGAACTGCTGCTCGTTTACCTGGCCAGGGGCATGTCCCAGGAAGCGGCGCAGCACCGGGTGGCCGAACGCATGGGACTGCTGTCCTGCGACTGCGATCCGAGCCTTTCCCTTCATCCGGAGCTCCCAGACGACGAGGACCAGCACGAGGCCGTGGGCACGGCCTGGGGCGCGGCCCTGTCCAGCTTCTGCTTCTTTGCCTCCGGCGCCATCGTGCCCATCCTGCCGTTCCTGTTCGGGCTGACCGGAGTACCCGCGCTCGTAGTGGCGGGCGTGCTCGTGGGCGTGGCCCTGCTGGCCACCGGCGGCATTGTCGGCCTGCTCTCCGGAACATCACCCCTGACCCGCGGCCTGCGCCAGCTCGCGATCGGGCTGGGCGCCGCTGCGGTCACCTACCTGCTGGGGCTCGTCTTCGGCACTGTTGTTGGTTAG
- a CDS encoding sodium:solute symporter — protein MDASVINIAIVVVYLLAMLAFGWWGKSRTRNNSDFLVAGRRLGPFLYTGTMAAVVLGGASTVGGVGLGYKFGISGMWLVVAIGSGVLLLSLLFAGTIQKLKIYTVSQMLTLRYGSRATEASGIVMLAYTLMLCATSTGAYATIFVVLFGWDRAIAIAVGGAIVLVYSTVGGMWSITLADQVQFVIKTVGIFFLMLPFTLNAAGGFDGIRSRVDESFFQIDGIGLQTIITYFVVYTLGLLIGQDIWQRVFTAKTPAVARWGGATAGIYCILYGVAGALIGMAASVALSDIKIAAKDDVYAEVAQNLLPLGIGGLVLAAAVAAMMSTASGALIAAATVARADVLPFVASWFGKDINTEDSDNPEHDVKANRIWVLVLGIIAIVIAIITKDVVAALTIAYDILVGGLLVAILGGLVWKRGTGAAAAASMAVGSVVTLGTMIILEINAKAPLDGIYANEPIYYGLLASAVVYVAVSLLTKPTDPEVMRNWQRRVSGQEAPEASPEAVPAA, from the coding sequence GTGGATGCAAGTGTCATCAACATCGCCATTGTGGTGGTGTACCTTCTCGCAATGCTGGCCTTCGGCTGGTGGGGCAAGTCCCGCACCCGGAACAACAGTGACTTCCTGGTAGCCGGCCGCCGCCTCGGCCCCTTCCTCTACACCGGCACCATGGCCGCCGTCGTCCTCGGCGGAGCCTCCACCGTTGGCGGGGTTGGCCTCGGCTACAAGTTCGGCATCTCCGGCATGTGGCTGGTGGTGGCCATCGGCTCGGGCGTCCTGCTGCTGAGCCTGCTCTTCGCCGGAACCATCCAGAAGCTGAAGATCTATACCGTCTCGCAAATGCTCACCCTGCGTTACGGCAGCAGGGCCACGGAGGCGTCGGGGATTGTGATGCTCGCTTATACGCTCATGCTGTGCGCCACGTCCACCGGCGCGTACGCCACCATTTTCGTGGTGCTGTTCGGCTGGGACCGGGCGATCGCCATCGCAGTCGGCGGCGCAATCGTGCTGGTTTACTCAACCGTCGGCGGCATGTGGTCCATCACCCTGGCGGACCAGGTGCAGTTCGTCATCAAGACCGTGGGCATCTTCTTCCTGATGCTCCCCTTCACCCTGAACGCCGCGGGCGGCTTCGACGGCATCCGCAGTCGCGTGGATGAGAGCTTCTTCCAGATCGACGGGATCGGCCTGCAGACCATCATCACCTACTTCGTGGTGTACACCCTGGGCCTGCTTATCGGCCAGGACATCTGGCAGCGGGTCTTCACGGCCAAGACTCCCGCGGTGGCCCGGTGGGGCGGCGCCACTGCCGGCATCTACTGCATCCTCTACGGTGTTGCCGGCGCCCTGATCGGCATGGCCGCGAGCGTGGCCCTGTCCGATATCAAGATCGCCGCCAAGGACGACGTCTACGCCGAGGTGGCCCAGAACCTGCTGCCCCTGGGCATCGGCGGACTGGTGCTCGCGGCAGCAGTGGCCGCAATGATGTCCACCGCCTCGGGCGCGCTGATCGCCGCCGCAACGGTGGCCCGGGCCGACGTCCTGCCGTTCGTGGCCAGCTGGTTCGGCAAGGACATCAACACGGAGGACAGCGACAACCCCGAGCATGACGTCAAAGCCAACCGCATCTGGGTCCTGGTCCTGGGCATCATTGCCATTGTCATCGCCATCATCACCAAGGACGTGGTCGCGGCCCTGACCATCGCCTACGACATCCTGGTGGGCGGACTCCTCGTGGCCATCCTCGGCGGCCTGGTGTGGAAGCGCGGCACGGGCGCCGCGGCCGCAGCTTCCATGGCTGTGGGTTCCGTGGTGACGCTGGGCACCATGATCATCCTGGAAATCAACGCCAAAGCGCCCCTGGACGGCATCTACGCCAACGAGCCCATCTACTACGGCCTGCTCGCCTCGGCCGTGGTCTACGTGGCAGTTTCCCTGCTGACGAAGCCCACCGATCCCGAGGTAATGCGGAACTGGCAGCGCCGCGTCTCCGGTCAGGAAGCACCGGAGGCTTCCCCGGAAGCAGTCCCCGCCGCCTAG
- a CDS encoding cupin domain-containing protein, whose amino-acid sequence MKALPVEPSNVPVAIGSRIRAARQSQRLTIEQVADATGLTKGFLSRVERDLTSPSVASLVTLCQVLSISIGDLFAAPETHLTKRNDGPRISLGGQGIVERLLTARSERRIQIIQACIEPHGRGESELYAVDCDVDVLHVIKGNIRLILTNEQYDLSAGDTVTFPGREPHTWVNPTDKPVEVLWVLVPAASR is encoded by the coding sequence ATGAAGGCACTGCCAGTTGAGCCAAGCAACGTGCCCGTTGCCATCGGTTCCAGGATCCGGGCCGCACGGCAGTCCCAGAGGCTAACCATCGAGCAGGTTGCTGATGCCACAGGGCTCACCAAGGGCTTCCTCAGCCGGGTGGAACGCGACCTGACGTCGCCGTCGGTCGCGTCGCTAGTGACGCTGTGCCAGGTCCTGTCGATTTCCATCGGAGACCTGTTTGCCGCGCCGGAAACCCACCTCACCAAGCGTAACGACGGGCCGCGGATCTCCCTCGGCGGGCAGGGCATTGTCGAGCGGTTGCTCACAGCCCGTTCAGAGCGGCGGATCCAGATCATCCAGGCCTGCATCGAGCCGCACGGCCGCGGCGAGTCTGAGCTCTACGCCGTGGACTGCGACGTTGACGTGCTCCATGTGATCAAGGGCAATATCCGGCTGATCCTCACAAATGAGCAGTACGACCTCAGCGCCGGGGACACCGTCACCTTCCCTGGCCGCGAGCCGCACACCTGGGTCAACCCCACAGACAAACCCGTCGAGGTTCTCTGGGTCCTGGTCCCCGCCGCCAGCCGGTGA
- the speB gene encoding agmatinase yields the protein MEELRIEANGNLGPIDSSRIPRYAGAATYARLPRLDQVDKADVTVVGVPFDSGVSYRPGARFGANHVREASRLLRPYNPAWDVSPFENIQVADAGDMAVNPFNINEAIETIQQNALDLTAAGSKLVTLGGDHTIALPLLRAAAERAGEPVAMLHFDAHLDTWDTYFGAEYTHGTPFRRAVEEGILDTEAISHIGTRGPLYGKKDLDDDHRFGFGIVTSADVYYQGVLETVAKVRDRIGNRPLYISVDIDVLDPAHAPGTGTPEAGGITSRELLEIIRGFRGMNLVGADIVEVAPAYDHAEITGVAASHVAYELVTLMADNAVPGDRFGAETGYAAQALGHEARRPAGFAAAGKE from the coding sequence TTGGAAGAGCTGCGCATCGAAGCCAACGGCAACCTTGGCCCCATCGATTCATCCCGTATTCCCCGCTACGCCGGGGCTGCCACCTACGCGCGCCTTCCGCGCCTTGACCAGGTGGATAAGGCTGACGTCACCGTGGTGGGCGTGCCCTTCGACTCCGGCGTCTCCTACCGGCCGGGGGCCCGCTTTGGCGCAAACCACGTCCGCGAAGCCAGCCGCCTGCTGCGCCCCTACAATCCCGCATGGGACGTCAGCCCGTTCGAAAACATCCAGGTGGCCGACGCCGGGGACATGGCGGTCAACCCGTTCAATATCAACGAAGCCATCGAAACCATCCAGCAGAACGCCCTGGACTTGACGGCGGCGGGCAGCAAGCTGGTGACCCTCGGCGGTGACCACACCATCGCCTTGCCCCTGCTCCGGGCTGCCGCCGAGCGTGCCGGCGAACCGGTCGCCATGCTCCACTTCGACGCGCACTTGGACACCTGGGACACCTACTTCGGCGCCGAGTACACCCACGGCACCCCGTTCCGCCGCGCCGTCGAGGAAGGCATCCTCGATACCGAAGCCATCAGCCATATCGGTACCCGCGGCCCGCTGTACGGCAAAAAGGATCTCGACGACGATCACCGCTTCGGGTTCGGTATCGTTACCTCGGCGGACGTCTACTACCAGGGCGTCCTGGAAACCGTGGCCAAGGTCCGTGACCGGATCGGCAATCGTCCCCTGTATATCTCGGTGGACATCGACGTCCTGGACCCGGCCCACGCTCCCGGTACCGGAACCCCGGAAGCCGGTGGCATCACCAGCCGCGAACTGCTCGAAATCATCCGGGGCTTCCGCGGCATGAACCTGGTGGGCGCCGACATCGTGGAGGTCGCCCCCGCCTACGACCATGCTGAAATCACCGGCGTCGCTGCCAGCCACGTCGCCTACGAACTGGTGACCCTGATGGCCGACAATGCCGTACCTGGTGACCGCTTCGGCGCCGAAACCGGCTACGCCGCCCAGGCCCTCGGCCATGAGGCCCGCCGCCCGGCAGGCTTCGCGGCTGCCGGCAAGGAGTAG